A stretch of Nonomuraea africana DNA encodes these proteins:
- a CDS encoding Dabb family protein, translated as MIRHIVLLTWTEDATDEQKAAVAKGLAELPAAIPELRRYDLGTDLGLAASGNSDFAIIAEFDSVADYEVYRDHPQHHAVINEHIVPIKAGRAAIQYEF; from the coding sequence ATGATCCGCCACATCGTGCTGCTGACCTGGACCGAGGACGCCACCGACGAGCAGAAGGCCGCCGTCGCCAAGGGACTGGCCGAGCTGCCCGCCGCCATTCCCGAGCTGCGCCGCTACGACCTCGGCACCGACCTCGGCCTCGCCGCATCGGGCAACTCCGACTTCGCCATCATCGCCGAGTTCGACTCCGTCGCCGACTACGAGGTCTACCGCGACCACCCGCAGCACCACGCCGTGATCAACGAGCACATCGTGCCGATCAAGGCGGGCCGCGCCGCGATCCAGTACGAGTTCTAG
- a CDS encoding collagen-like protein — protein sequence MAIKIRGGRALTLTTVGALTLSLFTIGGVATASSAAGEEVHACVHKKTRYARIVNPSTPCRKTEERVLIGGSTTSGLSGTREKGDTGAQGPKGDTGPQGPAGPAGKNGLDGKPGIQGPKGDTGLKGETGPQGPQGLKGDKGDKGDKGDKGLQGPRGYRGPAGPKGEKGEPGSSGTFTTYTRSALISGLGSKSASCDGADPATGGGFSFATFKNAVVLSSMPDGKSWTVTVAKDDNGGGNNLAGAGGATEPPAGTDQKGGTSVDGTVYVVCLKKG from the coding sequence GTGGCGATCAAGATTCGTGGTGGGCGTGCGCTCACCCTGACCACCGTCGGAGCGCTGACCCTCTCGCTCTTCACCATTGGTGGCGTCGCCACCGCCTCCTCGGCCGCCGGCGAGGAGGTACACGCCTGCGTCCACAAGAAGACGCGGTACGCCCGCATCGTCAACCCGTCGACGCCGTGCAGGAAGACGGAGGAGAGGGTGCTGATCGGCGGCTCGACGACCAGCGGCCTGTCCGGCACCCGCGAGAAGGGCGACACCGGCGCCCAGGGCCCGAAGGGCGACACCGGACCGCAGGGGCCCGCGGGCCCTGCCGGCAAGAACGGCCTCGACGGCAAGCCCGGCATCCAGGGCCCCAAGGGCGACACGGGCCTGAAGGGCGAAACCGGCCCTCAGGGCCCTCAAGGCCTTAAGGGCGACAAGGGCGACAAGGGCGACAAGGGCGACAAGGGACTGCAGGGCCCGCGTGGCTATCGCGGCCCGGCGGGCCCGAAGGGCGAGAAGGGCGAGCCCGGCTCCTCCGGCACCTTCACGACCTACACCAGGTCCGCACTCATCTCGGGGCTGGGCTCGAAGTCAGCCTCCTGCGACGGGGCCGACCCCGCGACCGGCGGCGGCTTCTCCTTCGCCACGTTCAAGAACGCCGTGGTGCTGAGCAGCATGCCCGACGGTAAGAGCTGGACCGTGACCGTGGCCAAGGACGACAACGGCGGCGGCAACAACCTCGCGGGCGCCGGCGGCGCGACCGAGCCTCCCGCTGGCACCGACCAGAAGGGCGGGACCAGCGTGGACGGCACCGTCTACGTCGTCTGCCTCAAGAAGGGCTGA
- a CDS encoding adenylate/guanylate cyclase domain-containing protein, translated as MDSYLPPATQPLRVVVWAIHLVLPLLGLWLLLAEPRVNIMWHHNPSHFWMILVVAGVNVVLGLMISEAARRRADARLFLVSMVFLSSAGFFFLHGLSTPRIILGNHSLGFDIGQQVGLTMAAVFALASAFPLGAAQARSVMRSQHLIRATVVGLMVLWGIASLVPGLTLLSKPPAVLPIPWFGWFSVPGLVLFVAAGGMMYRLHRMRRSAILVSLVTAYALLAEAMIAGMSQLNWHLSWWEWHILLTLAFLFVAYSAYLQFRREGSSAGLFDSVALSATVVRIQAQYEQALEELVEHVRRGTKLPAVRLAGRFQLTEGQAAVLDRAGEALASERELSERLAALVDVGTQTRVGLAESDLLTDALERVRQAYGDVRIGLVADGRVSIGSREYTFSGATPIRRDGLITYPLTVKGHLAGALEVPLGRTPQDEALAATLASQLSISLENARLYAELDTLFRQYMSPDVASRLLADPGQAALGGELRELTALFADLKGFTTFSERVAPGEIVEMLNRYHTAAVPCILDNGGTIVQFVGDALLALFNAPAAQEEHALAACTAALAMQEAATAVAAEGWPTFRVGVNTGMALVGNIGSPELRGFNAMGDAVNVAARLQGLAEPGTVVIGATTLAQLDNAETRPLGPLRLKGKEQEVKAFVLTRIIRT; from the coding sequence GTGGACTCCTACCTCCCGCCGGCCACCCAGCCTCTCAGGGTGGTGGTGTGGGCGATTCATCTCGTGCTGCCGCTGCTCGGCCTGTGGCTGCTGCTCGCCGAGCCTCGCGTCAACATCATGTGGCACCACAACCCCAGCCACTTCTGGATGATCCTCGTCGTGGCGGGCGTCAACGTGGTCCTCGGTCTGATGATCAGCGAGGCGGCGCGCAGGAGAGCCGATGCCAGGCTGTTCCTGGTCTCCATGGTCTTCCTGAGCAGCGCGGGCTTCTTCTTCCTGCACGGCCTGTCCACGCCGCGGATCATCCTCGGCAACCACTCGCTCGGCTTCGACATCGGCCAGCAGGTGGGGCTGACGATGGCCGCCGTCTTCGCCCTGGCCTCGGCCTTCCCGCTGGGTGCGGCCCAGGCGCGCTCGGTGATGAGGTCGCAGCACCTGATCAGGGCGACGGTCGTCGGGCTCATGGTGCTCTGGGGCATCGCCTCCCTCGTGCCGGGCCTGACGCTGCTCAGCAAGCCGCCCGCCGTGCTGCCGATCCCCTGGTTCGGCTGGTTCTCCGTGCCCGGCCTGGTGCTGTTCGTGGCGGCGGGCGGGATGATGTATCGCCTGCACCGGATGCGCCGCTCGGCGATCCTGGTCAGCCTGGTCACGGCCTACGCGCTGCTGGCCGAGGCGATGATCGCGGGCATGTCCCAGCTGAACTGGCACCTGTCCTGGTGGGAGTGGCACATCCTGCTGACGCTGGCCTTCCTTTTCGTCGCCTACAGCGCCTACCTGCAGTTCAGGCGCGAGGGGTCGAGCGCGGGGCTGTTCGACTCGGTGGCGCTGTCGGCGACCGTCGTGCGGATCCAGGCGCAGTACGAGCAGGCGCTGGAGGAGCTGGTCGAGCATGTGCGCAGGGGCACGAAGCTGCCTGCCGTACGGCTGGCCGGGCGGTTCCAGCTCACCGAGGGGCAGGCGGCGGTCCTCGACCGGGCGGGCGAGGCGCTGGCCAGCGAGCGGGAGCTGTCCGAGCGCCTCGCGGCGCTCGTGGACGTCGGAACCCAGACCAGGGTAGGGCTGGCCGAGTCCGACCTGCTGACCGACGCCCTCGAGCGCGTACGGCAGGCGTACGGCGACGTCCGCATCGGCCTGGTCGCCGACGGCAGGGTGAGCATCGGCTCGCGGGAGTACACCTTCAGCGGCGCCACCCCCATCAGGCGTGACGGCCTCATCACCTATCCGCTCACCGTGAAGGGCCACCTCGCGGGCGCGCTCGAGGTCCCGCTCGGCCGTACCCCCCAGGACGAGGCGCTGGCCGCCACCCTGGCCAGCCAGCTGTCGATCTCGCTGGAGAACGCGCGCCTGTACGCCGAGCTGGACACGCTGTTCCGCCAGTACATGTCGCCCGATGTCGCCAGCCGGCTGCTCGCCGACCCCGGCCAGGCCGCGCTCGGCGGCGAGCTGCGCGAGCTGACCGCGCTGTTCGCCGACCTGAAGGGGTTCACCACGTTCTCCGAGCGGGTCGCGCCCGGCGAGATCGTCGAGATGCTGAACCGCTACCACACGGCCGCCGTCCCGTGCATCCTCGACAACGGCGGGACGATCGTGCAGTTCGTCGGCGATGCCCTGCTCGCGCTGTTCAACGCGCCCGCCGCCCAGGAGGAGCACGCTCTCGCCGCCTGCACGGCCGCCCTCGCCATGCAGGAGGCGGCCACGGCCGTGGCCGCCGAGGGCTGGCCGACCTTCAGGGTGGGCGTCAACACCGGCATGGCCCTGGTCGGCAACATCGGCAGCCCCGAACTGCGCGGCTTCAACGCCATGGGCGACGCGGTGAACGTGGCCGCCAGGCTCCAGGGCCTCGCGGAGCCCGGAACGGTCGTCATCGGCGCCACCACGCTGGCCCAGCTCGACAACGCGGAGACGCGTCCGCTCGGCCCCCTGCGGCTGAAAGGCAAGGAGCAGGAGGTGAAGGCGTTCGTCCTGACCCGCATAATCAGGACATGA
- a CDS encoding ATP-binding protein, with protein MDIEFSLALPRDAIGIPMVRRVLGDAMRSLSVSETCISDMLLAVSEACSNAVRHGGPANRYEVSASIGYGRCDVKVADSGGGLPSMPLHYPPPETENGRGLLIMRSVVDEISFGITPGRGTTVHLRKHLAWDDEEGARPRELAAV; from the coding sequence GTGGATATTGAGTTCTCGTTGGCGCTGCCCAGGGATGCGATCGGCATCCCGATGGTCAGGCGAGTGCTGGGTGACGCGATGCGCTCACTCAGCGTGAGCGAGACCTGCATCTCCGACATGCTGCTCGCGGTCTCGGAGGCCTGCTCCAACGCGGTGCGGCACGGTGGTCCGGCCAACCGGTACGAAGTGAGCGCGTCGATCGGCTACGGCCGCTGCGACGTGAAGGTGGCCGACTCGGGGGGCGGGCTGCCGTCGATGCCGCTGCACTACCCCCCGCCCGAGACCGAGAACGGGCGCGGCCTGCTCATCATGCGCTCCGTCGTCGACGAGATCTCCTTCGGCATCACGCCCGGCCGGGGCACCACCGTCCACCTGCGCAAGCACCTGGCGTGGGACGACGAGGAAGGCGCGCGCCCGCGCGAGCTCGCCGCCGTCTGA
- the purS gene encoding phosphoribosylformylglycinamidine synthase subunit PurS → MARVVVDVMLKPEILDPQGQAIARALPRLGFSGVSEVRQGKRFEIELEGAADEAALADVRKMAETLLANTVIEEYTVRVEG, encoded by the coding sequence GTGGCGCGCGTAGTCGTCGACGTCATGCTCAAGCCGGAAATCCTCGACCCGCAGGGGCAGGCGATCGCCCGCGCGCTGCCGCGCCTGGGCTTCTCCGGCGTTTCCGAGGTGCGCCAGGGAAAGCGTTTCGAGATCGAGCTCGAGGGCGCCGCCGACGAGGCCGCCCTTGCGGACGTCCGAAAGATGGCCGAGACCCTGCTGGCCAACACGGTGATCGAGGAGTACACCGTGAGGGTCGAGGGGTAG
- the purQ gene encoding phosphoribosylformylglycinamidine synthase subunit PurQ, which yields MSAARVGVVTFPGTLDDQDAARAVRLAGAEAVPLWHGDHDLKGVDAVFLPGGFSYGDYLRCGAISRFAPLMEELIPAAKSGLPVLGTCNGFQILCEAHLLPGALTRNASLHYICRDQRIRVESAATTWTSAFEVGQELVLPVKHGEGRYVASAETLEALEANGQVVFRYVGGNPNGSLNDIAGISNESGTIVGLMPHPEHAVEDLVGAPSTDGLGFFTSILKKLVNV from the coding sequence ATGAGCGCTGCCCGTGTGGGCGTTGTCACGTTTCCAGGAACTCTCGACGACCAGGACGCCGCCCGTGCCGTACGGCTGGCGGGCGCGGAGGCGGTGCCGCTCTGGCACGGCGATCACGACCTCAAGGGGGTCGACGCGGTCTTCCTGCCCGGCGGTTTCTCCTACGGCGACTACCTGCGCTGCGGGGCCATCTCCCGCTTCGCGCCGCTGATGGAGGAGCTCATCCCGGCCGCGAAGAGCGGGCTGCCCGTCCTGGGCACGTGCAACGGGTTCCAGATCCTGTGTGAGGCGCACCTGCTGCCAGGCGCGCTGACCCGCAACGCCTCCCTGCACTACATCTGCCGCGACCAGCGGATCAGGGTGGAGTCCGCCGCCACGACCTGGACCTCGGCCTTCGAGGTCGGCCAGGAGCTGGTGCTGCCGGTCAAGCACGGCGAGGGGCGCTACGTCGCCTCCGCCGAGACCCTCGAGGCGCTGGAGGCCAACGGCCAGGTGGTCTTCCGCTACGTCGGCGGCAACCCCAACGGCTCGCTCAACGACATCGCGGGCATCTCCAACGAGTCCGGCACCATCGTCGGCCTCATGCCGCACCCCGAGCACGCGGTCGAGGACCTCGTCGGCGCGCCCAGCACCGACGGCCTCGGTTTCTTCACCTCCATCCTCAAGAAGCTGGTGAACGTATGA
- a CDS encoding alpha-ketoacid dehydrogenase subunit beta, whose product MSVLTLSKAINEGLRKAMEDDPKVLIMGEDVGKLGGVFRVTDGLQKDFGEDRVIDTPLAESGIVGTAIGLALRGYRPICEIQFDGFVFPAADQIITQLAKMPLRSLGAIKLPVVVRIPCGGGIGAVEHHSESPEAYFTHTGGLRVVACSNPADAYSMIQQAVRCDDPVIFFEPKRRYWEKADVDTSSTDWWTPFDEATVVRQGTDVTLLAYGPMVKTCLEAATAAQEEGRSLEVIDLRSLNPLDFPKVMESARKTGRVVVVHEAPVYNGFGAELAARITESCFYHLESPVLRVGGFSTPYPPSKLEEHYLPDLDRVLEAVDRTFTF is encoded by the coding sequence ATGAGCGTCCTGACCCTCTCCAAGGCGATCAACGAGGGCCTGCGCAAGGCGATGGAGGACGACCCCAAGGTCCTCATCATGGGCGAGGACGTCGGCAAGCTCGGCGGCGTCTTCCGCGTCACCGACGGCCTGCAGAAGGACTTCGGCGAGGACCGCGTCATCGACACGCCGCTCGCCGAGTCGGGCATCGTCGGCACCGCGATCGGCCTGGCCCTGCGCGGCTACCGGCCCATCTGCGAGATCCAGTTCGACGGATTCGTCTTTCCCGCGGCCGACCAGATCATCACCCAGCTCGCCAAGATGCCGCTGCGCTCGCTCGGCGCCATCAAGTTGCCCGTCGTGGTCCGCATCCCGTGCGGCGGCGGCATCGGAGCCGTCGAGCACCACAGCGAGTCGCCCGAGGCGTACTTCACCCACACCGGCGGCCTGCGCGTCGTCGCCTGCAGCAACCCGGCCGACGCGTACTCGATGATCCAGCAGGCCGTCCGCTGCGACGACCCGGTGATCTTCTTCGAGCCCAAGCGGCGCTACTGGGAGAAGGCCGACGTCGACACCTCCTCCACCGACTGGTGGACGCCCTTCGACGAGGCCACGGTCGTACGGCAGGGCACCGACGTCACGCTGCTCGCCTACGGCCCCATGGTCAAGACCTGCCTGGAGGCGGCCACGGCGGCCCAGGAGGAGGGACGCTCGCTCGAGGTGATCGACCTGCGCTCGCTCAACCCCCTCGACTTCCCCAAGGTCATGGAGTCGGCCCGCAAGACCGGCAGGGTGGTCGTCGTGCACGAGGCGCCGGTCTACAACGGCTTCGGCGCCGAGCTCGCCGCACGGATCACCGAGTCGTGCTTCTACCACCTCGAGTCGCCCGTGCTGAGGGTCGGCGGATTCTCCACCCCCTACCCGCCCTCGAAGCTGGAGGAGCACTACCTGCCCGACCTCGACAGGGTCCTCGAGGCCGTCGACCGTACCTTCACCTTCTGA
- a CDS encoding dihydrolipoamide acetyltransferase family protein: MRREFKLPDVGEGLTEAEIVRWHVKPGDSVKVNQIVVEIETAKSIVELPSPWAGVVAELMAEEGQTVDVGLPIIAVETGEAAPSGAAAPSGAEAAPSGTAPASAASAQGPADRMAALADDMVPRPQTEGVVEPGVHGSPAPKEERTPVLVGYGVKTGAAKRRPRKTPAPDAGRTQPTQAGQAQPGQAQPGQAQAAQAAHPERVAFTGPGTAHVLAKPPVRKLAKDLGVDLTTLTGTGPQGSITRDDVHAAAQEPAQAVSAAWAARPGTPELAEERVPIKGVRKMTAQAMVASAFTAPHVTEFLQVDVTETMAAVQRLKALPDFAEVRVSPLLLVAKAVLVAARRYPMINSTWDDAAQEIVVKHYVNLGIAAATPRGLVVPNIKSAHTLDLPALAGALGELTETARAGRTQPADMAGGTITITNVGVFGVDTGTPILNPGEAAILAFGMVRDAPWVVDGQLAVRKVTTLALSFDHRIIDGELGSLFLRDVGAMLEDPLRMLAWS; encoded by the coding sequence ATGCGTCGCGAATTCAAGCTCCCCGACGTCGGCGAGGGCCTGACCGAGGCGGAGATCGTCCGCTGGCACGTCAAGCCGGGAGACTCCGTCAAGGTCAACCAGATCGTCGTGGAGATCGAGACCGCCAAGTCGATCGTCGAGCTGCCCTCTCCGTGGGCGGGCGTGGTCGCCGAGCTCATGGCGGAGGAAGGGCAGACGGTCGACGTCGGGCTGCCCATCATCGCCGTCGAGACCGGCGAAGCCGCCCCCTCCGGTGCCGCCGCCCCTTCCGGTGCCGAAGCCGCCCCCTCCGGTACGGCGCCCGCCTCCGCCGCCTCGGCCCAGGGCCCGGCGGACCGGATGGCGGCGCTGGCCGACGACATGGTGCCGCGCCCGCAGACCGAGGGCGTCGTCGAGCCGGGCGTGCACGGCAGTCCGGCGCCCAAGGAGGAGCGCACGCCCGTCCTGGTGGGCTACGGCGTCAAGACCGGCGCCGCGAAACGCCGACCCCGCAAGACCCCCGCACCGGACGCGGGGCGCACCCAGCCGACGCAGGCCGGTCAGGCACAGCCAGGTCAGGCACAGCCAGGTCAGGCGCAGGCGGCTCAGGCAGCCCATCCCGAGCGGGTCGCCTTCACCGGGCCCGGCACCGCGCACGTGCTGGCCAAGCCGCCGGTCCGCAAGCTGGCCAAGGACCTGGGGGTGGACCTCACCACCCTGACCGGCACGGGCCCCCAGGGCTCCATCACCCGCGACGACGTCCACGCCGCCGCCCAGGAGCCAGCGCAGGCCGTGTCCGCAGCGTGGGCCGCCCGGCCGGGGACGCCCGAGCTGGCGGAGGAGCGCGTCCCCATCAAGGGCGTGCGCAAGATGACCGCACAGGCGATGGTGGCCAGCGCCTTCACCGCGCCGCATGTCACCGAGTTCCTGCAGGTGGACGTCACGGAGACGATGGCCGCCGTCCAGCGGCTCAAGGCGCTGCCCGACTTCGCCGAGGTCAGGGTGTCGCCGTTGCTGCTGGTCGCCAAGGCCGTTCTGGTCGCCGCCCGCCGCTACCCGATGATCAACTCCACGTGGGACGACGCGGCGCAGGAGATCGTGGTCAAGCACTACGTGAACCTGGGCATCGCCGCCGCCACCCCGCGCGGCCTGGTCGTTCCCAACATCAAGTCGGCCCACACCCTCGACCTGCCGGCTCTGGCGGGGGCGCTGGGCGAGCTGACCGAGACGGCGCGCGCCGGCCGTACCCAACCGGCCGACATGGCGGGCGGGACGATCACGATCACCAACGTGGGCGTGTTCGGCGTCGACACCGGCACCCCGATCCTGAACCCGGGCGAGGCGGCGATCCTGGCCTTCGGCATGGTCAGGGATGCGCCGTGGGTGGTGGACGGGCAGCTGGCGGTCAGGAAGGTGACCACGCTCGCGCTGTCGTTCGACCACCGGATCATCGACGGCGAGCTCGGCTCGCTCTTCCTGCGAGACGTGGGCGCGATGCTGGAGGATCCGCTGCGCATGCTGGCCTGGAGCTGA
- the pdhA gene encoding pyruvate dehydrogenase (acetyl-transferring) E1 component subunit alpha: MTVDASRGADAPPELVQLLTPEGERVEHPDYDIDLTPEEVRSLYRDLVLVRRVDLEAVALQRQGELGIWASLLGQEAAQIGSGRALTDADMAFPTYREHGVAWCRDVDPVKLLGLFRGVNHGGWDPAEHNFHLYTIVIGSQTLHAVGYAMGIQRDGANAATIAYFGDGATSQGDVNESFIWASVFNAPIVFFCQNNQWAISEPLEKQSRIPLYRRASGFGFPGIRVDGNDVFACLAVTRQALKNAREGQGPTLIEAFTYRMGAHTTTDDPTRYRVASELEAWKLKDPIERVKAFLVRNELADQAFLDSVEAEAEDLGADLRRRCLEMPDPEPLEIFDHVYTGPHALVAEERAQYAAYLEGFER, encoded by the coding sequence GTGACCGTCGACGCCTCTCGTGGTGCTGACGCACCTCCGGAGCTCGTCCAGTTGCTCACCCCCGAAGGGGAGAGGGTCGAGCACCCCGACTACGACATCGACCTGACGCCCGAAGAAGTGAGGTCGCTCTACCGCGACCTCGTGCTCGTCCGCCGCGTCGACCTGGAGGCCGTTGCCCTGCAGCGCCAGGGCGAGCTCGGCATCTGGGCCTCGCTGCTGGGCCAGGAGGCCGCGCAGATCGGCTCGGGCCGCGCGCTCACCGACGCCGACATGGCCTTTCCCACCTACCGCGAGCACGGCGTCGCCTGGTGCCGTGACGTGGACCCGGTCAAGCTGCTCGGGCTGTTCCGCGGCGTGAACCACGGCGGATGGGACCCCGCCGAGCACAACTTCCACCTCTACACGATCGTCATCGGCAGCCAGACGTTGCACGCGGTCGGCTACGCCATGGGCATCCAGCGCGACGGCGCCAACGCCGCCACGATCGCCTACTTCGGCGACGGCGCCACCTCCCAGGGCGACGTCAACGAGTCGTTCATCTGGGCCAGCGTCTTCAATGCGCCGATCGTCTTCTTCTGCCAGAACAACCAGTGGGCGATCTCCGAGCCGCTGGAGAAGCAGTCCCGCATCCCGCTCTACCGCCGCGCCTCGGGCTTCGGCTTCCCCGGCATCCGCGTGGACGGCAACGACGTCTTCGCCTGCCTGGCCGTCACCCGTCAGGCGCTGAAGAACGCGAGGGAGGGACAGGGCCCGACGCTGATCGAGGCCTTCACCTACCGCATGGGCGCGCACACCACCACCGACGACCCGACCCGCTACCGGGTGGCCAGCGAACTGGAGGCGTGGAAGCTCAAGGACCCGATCGAGCGGGTCAAGGCGTTCCTGGTCAGGAACGAGCTGGCCGACCAGGCCTTCCTCGACTCCGTGGAGGCCGAGGCCGAGGACCTGGGCGCCGACCTGCGCAGGCGCTGCCTGGAGATGCCCGATCCCGAGCCGCTCGAGATCTTCGACCACGTCTACACCGGACCGCACGCGCTCGTCGCCGAGGAGCGCGCCCAGTACGCCGCCTACCTGGAGGGTTTCGAGCGATGA
- the purL gene encoding phosphoribosylformylglycinamidine synthase subunit PurL encodes MNTDSVKRAAETPDEAMPFAELGMKQDEYDRVKEILGRRPTSSELAIYSVMWSEHCSYKSSKVHLKQFATKAPKSEALLVGMGENAGVVDIGDGWAATFKIESHNHPSYVEPHQGAATGVGGIVRDIMSMGARPIAVMDALRFGGADQPDTRRVLPGVVEGISFYGNCLGLPNIGGEVVFDPCYIGNPLVNALCVGLLRKDQIKLATAPGPGNKVVLFGASTGPDGIGGASVLASATFEDESEAKRPAVQVGDPFMEKLLIECCLELYAADVVVGIQDLGAAGVSCATTELAAKGTGGMHVDLNLVPLRDSSLRPEEILMSESQERMMAVVAPADIPAFMAICEKWDVPAVVIGEVTDTGRLVMTWDGSVIVDIPPGTAADEGPVYERPFHEPAGQAALNQAVDLPRSEDLRATLLQLLGSPNLASKEWVTSQYDRYVRSNTVLAQPADAGVLRISEVMDGATPTNRGIALATDGNGRYARLDPYAGAQLALAEAYRNVAVTGAKPLAVTNCLNFGSPEDPEVMWQFAEAVRGLADACRTLGVPVTGGNVSFYNQTGTAAIHPTPVVGVLGVIDDVANRIRSGFVEPGLRIALLGDTREEFGGSEWANVVHSHLGGLPPEVDLVAEQGLASVMVEAARRGLVAGSHDLSDGGLAIALAEACLAQGVGARVSLAGDAFVHLFSESSARALVAVRPEAFEEFAALCAANEVPCYGLGETGGDSLVVEGVFEVPVAELREVHTNTLPALFG; translated from the coding sequence ATGAACACAGATTCTGTGAAGCGGGCGGCCGAGACGCCCGACGAGGCGATGCCGTTCGCCGAGCTGGGGATGAAGCAGGACGAGTACGACAGGGTCAAGGAGATCCTCGGTCGCCGTCCCACCTCCTCCGAGCTGGCCATCTACTCGGTCATGTGGTCCGAGCACTGCTCGTACAAGTCCTCCAAGGTGCACCTGAAGCAGTTCGCCACCAAGGCGCCCAAGTCCGAGGCGCTGCTGGTCGGCATGGGTGAGAACGCGGGCGTGGTCGACATCGGCGACGGCTGGGCGGCCACCTTCAAGATCGAGTCGCACAACCACCCGTCGTACGTCGAGCCGCACCAGGGCGCGGCCACCGGCGTCGGCGGCATCGTGCGCGACATCATGTCGATGGGCGCGCGCCCGATCGCCGTCATGGACGCGCTACGCTTCGGCGGCGCAGACCAGCCCGACACCAGGCGCGTGCTGCCCGGCGTCGTGGAGGGCATCTCCTTCTACGGCAACTGCCTGGGCCTGCCCAACATCGGCGGCGAGGTCGTCTTCGACCCCTGCTACATCGGCAACCCGCTGGTCAACGCGCTCTGCGTCGGCCTGCTGCGCAAGGACCAGATCAAGCTGGCCACCGCTCCCGGGCCGGGCAACAAGGTCGTGCTCTTCGGCGCCTCCACGGGCCCCGACGGCATCGGCGGCGCCTCGGTGCTGGCGTCGGCCACCTTCGAGGACGAGTCCGAGGCCAAGCGACCCGCCGTCCAGGTGGGCGACCCGTTCATGGAGAAGCTGCTCATCGAGTGCTGCCTGGAGCTCTACGCCGCCGACGTGGTCGTCGGCATCCAGGACCTCGGCGCGGCCGGCGTCTCCTGCGCCACCACCGAGCTGGCGGCCAAGGGCACCGGCGGCATGCACGTCGACCTCAACCTGGTCCCGCTCCGCGACTCCTCGCTGCGTCCCGAGGAGATCCTGATGAGCGAGTCGCAGGAGCGGATGATGGCGGTCGTCGCACCCGCCGACATTCCGGCCTTCATGGCGATCTGCGAGAAGTGGGACGTCCCCGCCGTCGTCATCGGCGAGGTGACCGACACCGGCAGGCTCGTGATGACCTGGGACGGTTCGGTCATCGTCGACATCCCGCCGGGCACCGCCGCCGACGAGGGTCCCGTCTACGAGCGCCCCTTCCACGAGCCCGCCGGTCAGGCCGCCCTGAACCAGGCCGTCGACCTGCCGCGCTCGGAGGACCTGCGGGCCACCCTGCTCCAGCTGCTCGGCTCGCCGAACCTGGCCTCCAAGGAGTGGGTGACCTCCCAGTACGACCGGTACGTCCGTTCCAACACCGTCCTGGCCCAGCCCGCCGACGCGGGCGTGCTGCGCATCTCCGAGGTCATGGACGGCGCCACGCCCACCAACCGCGGCATCGCGCTGGCCACCGACGGCAACGGCCGCTACGCCAGGCTCGACCCCTACGCGGGGGCGCAGCTCGCACTGGCGGAGGCCTACCGCAACGTCGCCGTCACCGGCGCCAAGCCGCTGGCCGTCACCAACTGCCTCAACTTCGGCTCGCCCGAGGACCCCGAGGTCATGTGGCAGTTCGCCGAGGCCGTACGCGGGCTCGCCGACGCGTGCAGGACCCTCGGCGTCCCGGTGACCGGCGGCAACGTCTCGTTCTACAACCAGACGGGCACCGCGGCCATCCACCCGACTCCCGTCGTGGGCGTGCTCGGCGTCATCGACGACGTCGCCAACCGCATCAGGTCCGGCTTCGTCGAGCCGGGGCTGCGCATCGCGCTGCTCGGCGACACCCGCGAGGAGTTCGGCGGGTCGGAGTGGGCGAACGTCGTCCACTCGCACCTCGGCGGGCTGCCGCCCGAGGTCGACCTGGTGGCCGAGCAGGGGCTCGCGTCGGTGATGGTCGAGGCGGCTCGCCGCGGGCTGGTGGCGGGCTCGCACGACCTGTCCGACGGCGGCCTGGCCATCGCGCTGGCGGAGGCGTGCCTCGCCCAGGGCGTCGGCGCCAGGGTGTCCCTGGCCGGGGACGCGTTCGTGCACCTGTTCAGCGAGTCGTCGGCTCGGGCGCTGGTGGCGGTCCGCCCGGAGGCGTTCGAGGAGTTCGCGGCGCTGTGCGCGGCGAACGAGGTGCCGTGCTACGGGCTCGGGGAGACCGGCGGGGACTCGCTGGTGGTGGAGGGCGTCTTCGAGGTGCCCGTCGCCGAACTCCGCGAGGTCCACACGAACACGCTGCCCGCGCTGTTCGGCTGA